A part of Sparus aurata chromosome 19, fSpaAur1.1, whole genome shotgun sequence genomic DNA contains:
- the LOC115569819 gene encoding adhesion G-protein coupled receptor G2-like, whose protein sequence is MSTSTLSPNVTATTTNFTTEYNVTTVDNNTALQVTTLTSTTTPESGAETTLTSTAETTQSQEEQEEQANELLSQTQDASQLNSSQVAQLTAQLEKLLDGPTVSRSVGQKAINVISNLIEGDSQAISESANRLVRLVDEVGLKLVVVGDSEIASSNSLVLAVRTVDGTNFPTTSVDIFNTDNVELRALSKSRSKQSGSALGSVFLPSSLTSGLSPEQQQQASRVQFTFYTNPALFKDSALDNQITVSPVLGSSVANLSISNLNENISFTIRKTNPITGDFSASCAFWDFALNGGRGGWSTTGCILVNNTQEDTTCSCNHLTAFAILLDLSRDVEIDPQQVQILTFITYIGCGISAIFLSVTLLTYLCFEKLRRDIPAKILIQLCMSLLLLNLVFLLDGWLALYPAIGLCTSTAFFLHYFLLTSFTWAGLEALHMYLSVVQVFTPYLSRYMLKFSLVGWGIPLLVVIIIISVDKNNYGLVTYGRNTGGPTGDFCWLSNDIAFYVGVVAYFLLIFSLCLLVFILVMVQLARIKKQNPQNQSPNRGVMTDMRSIAGLIILLGLTWGFALFAWGPLNLPFIYLFTIFNTLQGFLVFVFHCAVKENVRRQWRTYLCCGKLRLAENSEWSRTATQNKKNLSLNTATTRALHSTSRSSSVISDATNSSGSVFADSGISDGSGSDVVLNEIHRRNMSLAAVASSVHTSSADL, encoded by the exons ATGAGCACGTCTACACTTTCGCCCAATGTCACAGCAACAACTACCAACTTCACAACAGAGTACAATGTAAccacagtggacaacaaca CAGCTCTCCAAGTCACCACCCTTACCAGTACAACCACACCAGAATCTG GTGCTGAAACTACCCTCACATCCACTGCAGAGACAACACAAAGccaagaggaacaggaggaacaagCAAATGAGCTGCTGAGCCAAACACAGGATGCTTCTCAGCTCAATTCCTCTCAG GTGGCACAGTTGACCGCGCAGTTAGAAAAGCTCCTTGACGGCCCCACAGTCTCTCGGTCAGTGGGACAAAAAGCCATCAATGTAATCAGCAACCTGATAGAGGGCGACTCACAGGCGATTTCCGAATCTGCCAACAG GCTGGTTCGGTTGGTAGATGAGGTTGGTCTTAAACTGGTTGTCGTTGGTGACAGCGAGATTGCCTCCTCTAATTCGCTGGTTCTGGCAGTGAGGACAGTTGATGGGACCAACTTTCCGACAACATCTGTCGACATTTTCAACACAGATAATGTCGAA CTCCGCGCCCTCAGCAAATCCAGGTCCAAGCAGTCAGGGTCCGCTCTGGGCTCTGTATTCTtgccctcctccctcacctcagGACTCAGTCCTGAGCAGCAACAGCAGGCCAGCAGAGTCCAGTTCACCTTCTACACCAATCCTGCCCTCTTCAAG GATTCAGCATTGGATAACCAGATCACTGTCAGTCCAGTTCTGGGCTCCAGTGTGGCCAATCTGTCAATAAGCAACCTAAATGAGAACATTTCATTTACAATCCGAAAGACCAACCCCATTACT GGGGACTTCTCGGCCTCCTGTGCATTCTGGGACTTTGCTTTGAATG GCGGTCGAGGAGGCTGGAGCACAACCGGCTGCATTCTCGTTAACAACACGCAGGAAGACACGACGTGCAGCTGCAACCATCTCACGGCCTTTGCAATACTGCtg GATTTGTCCAGAGATGTAGAAATAGACCCTCAGCAAGTGCAAATCCTTACTTTCATCACATACATCGGCTGTGGAATCTCTGctatcttcctctctgtcacaTTACTGACATATCTCTGCTTTGA AAAACTGCGGAGGGACATTCCTGCTAAGATCCTGATCCAGCTCTGCATGTCCCTCCTCCTTCTGAACCTGGTCTTCCTGTTAGACGGCTGGCTGGCGCTCTACCCGGCCATCGGGCTGTGCACCAGCACCGCCTTCTTCCTGCACTACTTCCTGCTGACATCGTTCACCTGGGCGGGGCTCGAGGCCCTGCACATGTACCTGAGCGTGGTCCAGGTGTTCACGCCCTACCTGAGCAGATACATGCTCAAGTTCTCACTGGTGGGCTGGG GCATTCCTCTTCTTGTGGTGATCATTATAATATCAGTGGACAAAAACAACTACGGCCTGGTCACATATGGAAGAAACACAGGCGGTCCTACAGGTGACTT CTGCTGGCTGAGTAATGACATCGCCTTCTACGTGGGCGTGGTGGCCTActtcctcctcatcttttcTCTGTGCCTGCTGGTCTTCATCTTAGTCATGGTCCAGCTGGCCCGGATCAAGAAGCAGAACCCCCAGAACCAGTCTCCTAACAGGGGAGTGATGACAGACATGCGCAGCATCGCCGGCCTCATCATCCTGCTCGGCCTCACCTGGGGGTTCGCCCTCTTCGCCTGGGGACCGCTCAACTTACCCTTCATTTACCTTTTCACTATATTCAACACTCTGCAAG GTTtccttgtctttgtctttcactGTGCTGTGAAGGAGAACGTCCGCCGGCAGTGGAGAACTTATCTTTGCTGTGGGAAACTGCGACTGGCTGAAAACTCAG AATGGAGTCGGACGGCCACTCAGAACAAAAAGAATCTGTCGCTCAACACGGCGACCACCAGAGCGCTGCACTCCACCTCTCGCAGCTCCTCCGTCATCAGCGACGCCACCAATAGCAGTG GCTCTGTGTTTGCCGACAGCGGGATATCTGACGGCTCCGGCAGCGACGTCGTCCTCAACGAGATTCACAGGCGAAATATGTCACTCGCGGCGGTCGCCTCAAGCGTTCACACGTCAAGTGCTGATTTGTGA